In the Ignisphaera sp. genome, one interval contains:
- a CDS encoding FAD-dependent oxidoreductase, which yields MKFAFLSMSRTKDLGKRVAIIGAGPAGLSVTGYLVTRGFEVDVYEKLPLPGGLMTFAIPSNKIDVNGILEGCKDLEQNFGVKFYFKTKVASGRGVETGDEFVEKVIDFYDIIKKYDAVVVATGTWESKKLNIPGENAANVIPALELLYRIRLSELGYTSNIKLPNRVIIVGGGLSAVDAVEECLNRGVKEVYWIYRRTAKEAPAGIYNINRLVNRGVKFLELTQPIEILTENNVVKAVKLVKMKFEGTDESGRPKPVPVPGSEFVLETDMVITAIGEKPTPPIGVGDLAKYVGDDGRLLVDLSYRVPGTSVFAAGDVVQGPTKIGLAVDHGLKVARSLDKLVSGSAPKIAEMIASLPKARYIASYTKWADAIGKSTCGFLATRLGIEEGKCLSGKPFLKIIDYNKCIGCETCSAICGFLHDGKPLIKIEKTEDGVVIPITCMHCTNAKCAEACKRKAIVRGSMKEVLIDYSKCNNCLDCVYACPIRAIRIRGGRAVNCDLCKALREHGLPPACISMCPSNAIMLYAT from the coding sequence ATGAAGTTTGCCTTTTTATCTATGTCGAGAACCAAAGATTTGGGAAAGAGGGTTGCTATAATTGGTGCCGGGCCTGCGGGCCTCTCAGTTACTGGCTACTTAGTTACTAGGGGCTTCGAAGTCGATGTTTATGAGAAATTGCCCCTACCCGGCGGCTTAATGACTTTTGCCATTCCAAGCAACAAAATAGATGTTAACGGTATTTTGGAAGGATGTAAAGATTTAGAGCAAAACTTTGGTGTAAAGTTCTACTTTAAAACAAAAGTTGCTTCTGGTAGAGGTGTAGAAACAGGTGATGAATTTGTCGAAAAAGTTATAGACTTCTATGATATTATCAAAAAATATGATGCCGTAGTAGTTGCAACAGGTACATGGGAAAGCAAAAAGCTTAACATACCTGGTGAAAATGCGGCAAATGTTATACCAGCACTAGAGCTTCTCTACAGGATCAGACTTTCAGAGCTTGGCTATACATCAAACATTAAATTGCCGAATAGAGTTATTATTGTAGGTGGCGGTCTTAGTGCTGTTGATGCTGTTGAAGAATGCTTGAATAGAGGTGTAAAAGAAGTCTACTGGATCTATAGAAGAACAGCAAAAGAAGCTCCGGCAGGTATCTACAACATAAATAGGCTCGTAAATCGCGGTGTAAAGTTCCTTGAATTAACGCAACCTATAGAAATACTAACCGAAAATAATGTTGTAAAAGCTGTTAAGCTTGTTAAAATGAAATTTGAAGGTACTGATGAATCGGGTAGACCAAAACCAGTCCCAGTTCCTGGGTCGGAATTTGTTCTTGAAACAGATATGGTTATAACTGCTATTGGTGAGAAGCCTACCCCACCAATTGGTGTTGGTGATTTAGCTAAGTATGTAGGAGATGATGGGAGGCTGTTAGTGGATTTAAGCTATAGGGTTCCTGGTACAAGCGTTTTTGCTGCAGGAGATGTTGTTCAAGGCCCTACAAAAATAGGTTTAGCAGTTGACCATGGTTTAAAAGTTGCTAGATCTCTCGATAAGCTTGTCTCTGGCTCAGCTCCAAAAATAGCGGAGATGATAGCATCTTTACCTAAAGCACGGTATATAGCCAGCTATACTAAGTGGGCCGACGCCATAGGTAAATCTACTTGTGGATTTCTGGCCACAAGGTTAGGTATTGAGGAGGGTAAATGTTTGTCTGGAAAGCCATTCCTAAAGATAATTGATTACAATAAATGTATTGGGTGTGAAACCTGTAGCGCTATTTGCGGTTTTCTCCACGACGGAAAACCTCTAATAAAAATTGAGAAAACAGAAGATGGTGTTGTAATTCCGATAACATGTATGCATTGCACTAATGCAAAATGTGCTGAGGCGTGTAAACGAAAAGCAATTGTTAGAGGATCTATGAAAGAGGTGTTGATCGACTATTCAAAGTGTAATAACTGTCTAGATTGTGTCTATGCGTGCCCCATACGTGCGATAAGGATTAGAGGTGGAAGAGCAGTTAATTGTGATCTATGCAAAGCATTACGAGAGCATGGATTACCTCCTGCTTGCATATCTATGTGTCCAAGCAATGCAATAATGTTATACGCTACATAG
- a CDS encoding FAD-binding oxidoreductase codes for MGGLDKFVEMAAKIVGNNNVITDEKELEKYSKDHSFVKPVKPETIIRPESTDEVQEIIEYANKYLVPVTPLSGGTNNLGGTIPAPGGVIVDLRRMNRILDVDARAAMASIQAGVTFEQLQQHVSKYGLRVLTPAELPKSSSALSTYLDLAPLYGWVYYSEEILTTMTLVLPTGELLKTGQQAFPQIKWPYVHSHASPYAGLMNYIWYQSQGTLGIVTQGWVKLKPIGESVEALFVAVNDEKDLHKIVREIMWLRYPRDMVIFNNVDAALFFAEESPGYEKKALDLMSKLPRWLIAFSLRGRRDGIEVMLADLTEKLGKHGLRLLDELPDIPKAKERFLQEVSYPSGWIKYSKFRGARTLLPFICSLKDIPAMYKALEALCKKYGFPMEQLGVTIVPTDRIGVVACNVVFNRSLEGVEVARVKELYYETAEELLKLGAFYSRPYGVLAKLMYSRSQVYYEVLMKIKRTLDPNNIMNPTKLRIEE; via the coding sequence ATGGGTGGCCTAGATAAGTTCGTAGAAATGGCAGCCAAAATTGTTGGCAATAACAATGTTATCACAGATGAGAAGGAGCTTGAGAAATACTCTAAGGACCACAGCTTTGTAAAACCTGTAAAACCTGAGACCATCATAAGACCTGAATCTACAGACGAAGTTCAGGAAATAATTGAATATGCTAATAAATATCTAGTACCTGTAACACCGCTTTCTGGTGGAACAAATAACTTGGGTGGCACAATACCAGCGCCAGGAGGTGTTATAGTAGATCTCAGAAGAATGAATAGGATACTAGATGTAGATGCAAGAGCCGCTATGGCATCTATACAAGCTGGTGTAACATTTGAGCAGCTGCAGCAACATGTATCAAAGTATGGACTTAGAGTTCTAACACCCGCTGAACTGCCTAAATCAAGTTCGGCTCTTTCAACCTATCTCGATCTCGCTCCTCTATATGGCTGGGTATACTACAGCGAAGAAATTCTAACAACAATGACTCTTGTGCTTCCAACAGGAGAGCTCTTGAAAACTGGTCAACAGGCTTTTCCACAGATTAAGTGGCCTTATGTACACTCTCACGCATCTCCATATGCAGGGCTCATGAACTATATATGGTATCAGTCGCAAGGCACTCTAGGTATAGTTACGCAGGGGTGGGTCAAGCTTAAGCCTATTGGTGAAAGTGTTGAAGCACTTTTCGTAGCTGTAAATGATGAGAAGGATCTTCATAAAATTGTTAGAGAGATTATGTGGCTTAGATACCCAAGAGATATGGTGATATTCAATAACGTTGATGCAGCTCTATTCTTTGCAGAGGAAAGCCCTGGCTACGAGAAAAAAGCCTTAGATTTGATGTCAAAGTTGCCAAGGTGGCTTATAGCATTCTCATTAAGAGGTCGAAGAGATGGCATAGAGGTTATGCTAGCTGACTTAACTGAGAAGCTAGGAAAACACGGATTAAGACTCTTAGATGAGCTACCAGATATTCCAAAAGCGAAAGAGAGGTTCTTGCAGGAAGTCTCGTATCCAAGTGGCTGGATTAAGTACTCTAAGTTCAGAGGTGCTAGAACTCTTCTACCCTTCATATGCTCTTTAAAAGATATACCAGCTATGTATAAGGCTCTCGAAGCACTATGCAAGAAATATGGTTTTCCCATGGAGCAGCTGGGAGTAACCATTGTACCCACAGATAGGATCGGTGTTGTTGCATGCAATGTGGTGTTCAATAGAAGTTTAGAGGGTGTGGAAGTAGCAAGAGTGAAAGAGCTATACTATGAAACAGCTGAAGAGCTGTTAAAACTAGGGGCATTCTATAGCAGGCCTTATGGAGTGCTTGCTAAGCTTATGTACAGCAGAAGCCAAGTATACTACGAGGTCTTGATGAAGATTAAGAGAACTCTAGATCCAAACAACATCATGAATCCCACAAAACTAAGAATAGAAGAATGA
- a CDS encoding CoA-acylating methylmalonate-semialdehyde dehydrogenase produces MPLLEPPRQHYGKLKAFINGRWVEPEVEGYLPVYDPGTGRVIGEVPQVTKNVVDEAVEAAYEAFKSWSRLSVPERAQYIFKMKYIFDEYRESLSRVNTQNHGKTIKESRGDLRRSIENIEAAISTIYTLSKGEFQRDIARDIDEILIREPLGVFAIISPYNFPIMIPFWFIPFALALGDTVVVKVSSVTPIPMAYVLELLAEALPPGVLNLIYTGHEVGEYLVTHKLVEGTAFVGTSSAALRLYELSAAHGKRFLGGGSASNYAVVMPDCNLERTVATLRDSKFGNAGQRCLAIQNIVVVGDDAFYNKFKNAFVEATKVLRIGHGLDETVDMGPMASKKYRDNVIKMIEKGINEGAKVVLDGRNFRHPEYPEGFYLGPTILEDVTPDMTVAREEVFGPVANLIRAKSLDEAIEWINNNKYHHSAAIFTSSGKAAREFMHRAYVGNVGINIGIAAPVAWFPFGGKRLAGVGSHHPQIDTVDFFTDRKVVIVRWW; encoded by the coding sequence ATGCCCTTGCTTGAACCCCCAAGACAACACTATGGAAAGCTTAAAGCATTCATAAATGGTAGATGGGTTGAACCCGAGGTAGAGGGATATTTACCGGTATATGATCCTGGAACTGGAAGGGTTATAGGAGAGGTTCCACAAGTAACTAAGAATGTTGTTGATGAGGCTGTTGAAGCTGCTTATGAAGCTTTCAAGTCTTGGAGTAGGCTGTCTGTTCCTGAAAGAGCTCAGTACATCTTCAAAATGAAGTACATCTTTGATGAGTATAGGGAGTCACTCTCTAGGGTAAACACTCAAAATCATGGCAAAACTATTAAGGAGTCAAGAGGAGATCTGAGGAGAAGCATTGAAAATATTGAAGCAGCTATATCGACAATATACACCTTATCAAAAGGCGAGTTCCAAAGAGATATCGCTAGAGACATTGATGAGATACTGATTAGAGAGCCTCTAGGAGTCTTTGCTATCATCAGCCCCTACAACTTCCCGATAATGATACCGTTCTGGTTCATACCATTTGCTTTAGCACTGGGAGACACAGTTGTTGTGAAAGTTAGTAGCGTAACCCCGATACCAATGGCATATGTACTTGAGCTCTTAGCAGAAGCACTACCACCTGGAGTTTTGAACCTGATATACACAGGACACGAAGTTGGAGAATATCTCGTCACACACAAGCTTGTAGAGGGCACCGCATTTGTTGGCACTAGTTCTGCTGCTCTAAGACTCTACGAGCTGTCGGCAGCACACGGAAAGAGGTTCCTAGGAGGTGGGAGTGCATCTAACTATGCAGTTGTGATGCCTGACTGCAACCTAGAGAGAACTGTTGCGACCCTAAGAGACTCGAAATTTGGAAACGCGGGGCAGAGGTGCCTAGCGATACAGAACATTGTTGTAGTTGGGGATGATGCATTCTACAACAAGTTCAAAAATGCATTTGTAGAAGCCACAAAAGTGCTGAGGATTGGCCACGGACTAGATGAGACAGTTGATATGGGTCCCATGGCGAGCAAGAAGTACAGGGACAACGTTATAAAGATGATTGAGAAGGGTATTAATGAGGGAGCTAAGGTGGTGCTCGATGGAAGGAACTTTAGGCATCCAGAATATCCAGAAGGGTTCTACCTCGGGCCAACAATACTCGAAGACGTTACGCCGGATATGACTGTTGCTAGAGAGGAGGTATTTGGACCTGTAGCCAACCTCATAAGGGCTAAGAGTCTTGATGAAGCCATCGAATGGATAAACAACAACAAGTATCACCACAGCGCGGCAATATTTACAAGCAGTGGCAAAGCAGCCAGAGAGTTTATGCACAGAGCATATGTAGGCAATGTCGGAATCAACATAGGCATTGCTGCGCCAGTTGCATGGTTCCCATTTGGCGGCAAAAGATTAGCTGGTGTTGGTAGTCATCATCCACAGATTGATACAGTAGACTTCTTCACTGACAGAAAGGTTGTCATAGTTAGATGGTGGTAG
- a CDS encoding (Fe-S)-binding protein has translation MTQTSQASTPRSGKVIWRYPAFRKRELREMYDLTILCNKCKYCRFVFAPDARDHRFVSQCPRGETFGFAAYYAEGTVEIARGILEGRITWSKTIEHILYTCTDCGHCEFWCENAMRVYPLTIMEIMKEHYVKEVGLPEYWKPIVESLKKFRNPYGEPLEKRASWIPPGVSLPRKADTMLFVGDVYSYRAPYVAQAVLRILHKLGVEVGYLYEDEWHSGYLLFRAGLYDDGLEFLGHNAKALADAGAKTVVFLDPHDYRTFIKEVRDANIELPFEVKFITDLILPLLEKESAKLRKLNMKVVYHDPCNLTRHIMPFPVWDSPREILKLIGVEVVEMFRNRLNTYCCGAGGGVEFTFPKLNKVTARRRVEEAVAVGGKYIVTTCPSCVRSFKAVANEFGVEVYNLIELIDKALV, from the coding sequence ATGACTCAAACTTCTCAAGCCTCAACCCCTCGTAGTGGGAAAGTAATCTGGAGATACCCAGCCTTTAGAAAAAGAGAACTTAGAGAAATGTACGACCTTACAATTCTATGCAATAAGTGTAAGTACTGCAGATTCGTGTTTGCCCCAGATGCAAGAGATCACAGATTTGTTAGCCAATGCCCGAGAGGCGAAACATTTGGATTTGCGGCATACTATGCTGAAGGCACTGTTGAGATTGCGAGGGGTATTCTCGAAGGTAGGATTACATGGAGCAAAACAATTGAGCATATACTATACACCTGTACAGATTGTGGCCACTGCGAGTTCTGGTGCGAAAATGCGATGAGGGTCTATCCCCTAACCATTATGGAGATAATGAAGGAGCACTACGTCAAAGAGGTTGGTCTTCCAGAGTATTGGAAGCCTATTGTAGAGAGCTTGAAGAAATTCAGAAATCCATATGGTGAACCTCTGGAGAAGAGAGCTTCTTGGATACCCCCAGGTGTATCGCTACCTAGGAAAGCAGATACGATGCTGTTTGTGGGTGATGTATACAGCTATAGAGCTCCATATGTAGCCCAAGCCGTACTGAGAATACTTCATAAGCTAGGTGTTGAGGTTGGGTATCTCTATGAAGATGAGTGGCACAGTGGCTATCTCCTCTTTAGAGCAGGCCTCTACGACGATGGCCTTGAGTTCCTAGGGCACAATGCGAAAGCTCTTGCAGATGCAGGTGCAAAAACTGTTGTGTTCCTCGACCCCCATGACTATAGAACATTCATAAAGGAGGTTAGAGATGCCAATATCGAGCTTCCATTCGAGGTTAAGTTCATCACAGACCTTATATTACCGCTATTAGAGAAAGAGTCAGCAAAGCTAAGAAAACTTAACATGAAGGTGGTGTACCACGATCCATGCAATTTAACGAGACATATCATGCCATTCCCTGTATGGGATTCCCCAAGAGAAATTTTGAAGCTTATCGGTGTAGAGGTTGTTGAGATGTTTAGGAATAGACTAAACACCTATTGCTGTGGTGCTGGAGGAGGTGTTGAATTCACGTTTCCAAAGCTCAACAAGGTTACAGCTAGGAGAAGAGTTGAAGAAGCTGTCGCAGTAGGTGGAAAATATATAGTGACGACATGTCCATCCTGTGTCAGATCATTTAAAGCAGTTGCTAATGAATTTGGTGTTGAGGTGTATAACCTGATAGAGCTTATAGATAAGGCTCTTGTTTAA
- a CDS encoding MFS transporter produces the protein MGEVKAPAMRWVILGVLVLAFMCAFAYAFAITTPSAVILGKVFNLTDVEVGYLMMALSIAAAIMSLPSGIITDKWGVRRAGMLAMALLTVGWLVSGVAPNYPTLLVGRAIVGLGGVLLSIVGPPALIGWFPPKEIGTAMGIWAVAMPLGLAWEIPFAGWIMSTYGWQTGYLIGAIFSIILLLLYAAIVKPGPLLAPPPKAEAGVKPVRMSEVFRNADVWKFSLSVFFTIITFQSVMTYYARWLISAKGVEEGTAYFLAGLIGLMGIIAAPFSGWLSDRLGGRRKLVYLLGVILLIIPLIALPYAPAELLILVTILLGFFTFVIPPHMFSIPTLIVRPELAGLSLGITITFFYIAGIIGVPLAGTIFESYGFAATTLFLVVCNLIAAALAVLVKAK, from the coding sequence ATGGGTGAGGTAAAAGCCCCTGCTATGCGTTGGGTAATACTAGGTGTGCTGGTATTAGCATTTATGTGTGCATTTGCCTATGCATTTGCTATAACAACACCTTCTGCTGTGATACTAGGTAAGGTATTCAACTTGACTGATGTAGAGGTAGGATATCTAATGATGGCCTTATCGATTGCAGCTGCTATAATGTCGCTGCCTTCAGGCATTATAACTGATAAATGGGGGGTTAGAAGGGCTGGTATGTTAGCAATGGCTCTTCTAACAGTTGGCTGGCTGGTATCTGGTGTAGCCCCTAACTACCCTACTCTATTAGTTGGGAGAGCCATTGTTGGTTTAGGAGGAGTTCTTCTCAGCATCGTTGGACCGCCAGCACTAATTGGCTGGTTCCCGCCAAAAGAAATAGGCACTGCGATGGGTATATGGGCTGTTGCAATGCCACTAGGTCTAGCGTGGGAGATACCCTTTGCAGGATGGATTATGAGTACCTATGGTTGGCAAACAGGATATTTAATAGGAGCCATATTCTCTATCATCTTACTACTTCTCTACGCAGCCATTGTGAAGCCGGGTCCGCTACTGGCACCTCCACCTAAAGCTGAAGCTGGTGTAAAGCCAGTTAGAATGAGTGAAGTATTTAGAAATGCAGATGTTTGGAAGTTCAGCTTATCAGTATTCTTCACAATTATCACATTCCAATCTGTTATGACATATTATGCTAGGTGGCTTATTAGCGCAAAAGGTGTTGAAGAAGGTACTGCATATTTCCTCGCCGGCTTAATAGGTCTGATGGGAATTATTGCAGCGCCATTCTCTGGATGGCTTTCTGATAGACTTGGCGGAAGAAGAAAACTCGTTTACCTTCTCGGAGTAATACTATTGATAATACCGCTAATAGCTCTTCCATATGCTCCAGCTGAGCTACTGATACTTGTGACAATATTGCTTGGATTCTTCACATTCGTAATACCTCCACATATGTTCTCAATACCAACACTAATAGTTAGACCAGAGCTTGCAGGTCTATCGCTAGGAATAACAATAACATTCTTCTACATTGCCGGGATAATTGGAGTGCCACTTGCAGGCACAATATTTGAATCCTATGGCTTTGCAGCAACAACACTATTCCTTGTTGTATGCAACTTGATAGCAGCCGCGTTGGCCGTGCTTGTCAAAGCAAAGTAA
- a CDS encoding FAD-binding oxidoreductase, protein MTSVLRSPHEESNNIYIDPDVLARVKQVLVDIVGPEWVSDDPAITIGYSKDYAAYLKFNWKSYSPFIVVLPRTVEEVRAIVRVARQFKIPVVPVGSTGSQFSWHIPRTGGIIVDVSRMDSILLIDEDNMVAVVEAGCPIFKLQTELLKRRMFIHQPGACSTFYIGSHFTHGITNKANARLGFVNRQIVGYEMVLPDGTILRTGSLANYENPRPLWPHGPGPDLGHIPRMAQGTLGIVTKVALRTHPLDEEVRVFQPAFNNVDAATLALEEVAKNELCTGTAMYTGFKYTQYFADSPDAVDIIDRVNPEWMLMLTVQGTKRWADYEEKRVREITEKYGGRIITDKLPFYQMFEDAQLNMSASLYSEYTIKYWSYPGTVGAPAGMILAPLYAYPRYFKMLTLLYATEPVLKDPDEGDVKYKRGAIVYPVEDAHYAMFELMIAGHPTDPRLIKEIGPRFAPRLNRALVKLGLRFDAKYGVARTGEVGVIPTYMEVVKKIKSVLDPDQIMHPLAWEGVP, encoded by the coding sequence ATGACCTCAGTTCTAAGATCCCCACATGAAGAAAGTAACAACATCTACATAGATCCAGATGTCTTGGCCAGGGTAAAGCAAGTCCTAGTGGATATCGTAGGGCCAGAGTGGGTTTCGGACGACCCTGCAATCACTATTGGATATTCTAAAGACTATGCGGCTTACCTCAAATTTAACTGGAAGTCGTACTCCCCATTTATAGTTGTTCTACCTCGAACAGTTGAAGAAGTTCGAGCAATAGTCAGGGTTGCCCGCCAATTCAAAATACCTGTAGTCCCTGTGGGTTCTACTGGAAGCCAGTTTAGCTGGCATATACCGAGAACTGGAGGTATAATAGTTGATGTCAGCAGAATGGACAGCATACTGCTTATTGATGAAGATAACATGGTAGCGGTAGTCGAAGCTGGGTGCCCAATATTCAAGCTCCAAACAGAACTTCTCAAAAGAAGGATGTTCATTCACCAGCCAGGTGCATGCTCAACATTCTACATAGGCTCTCACTTCACCCATGGAATAACAAATAAGGCTAATGCAAGATTAGGATTTGTGAATAGACAGATTGTTGGATATGAGATGGTATTGCCAGATGGAACAATACTGAGAACAGGAAGCTTAGCAAACTATGAGAATCCAAGACCCTTATGGCCTCACGGACCAGGACCTGACCTAGGACATATTCCGAGAATGGCACAGGGAACTCTGGGTATAGTTACAAAAGTTGCCTTAAGAACCCATCCACTTGACGAGGAAGTCAGAGTTTTCCAGCCAGCCTTCAACAATGTTGATGCAGCTACACTAGCTCTAGAAGAGGTTGCGAAAAATGAACTGTGTACAGGAACAGCGATGTATACAGGGTTCAAGTATACCCAGTACTTTGCAGATTCGCCAGATGCTGTTGATATCATTGATAGAGTTAATCCAGAGTGGATGCTGATGTTAACCGTGCAAGGTACAAAGAGATGGGCAGACTATGAAGAGAAGAGGGTGAGAGAGATAACCGAGAAGTATGGCGGAAGAATAATAACAGATAAGCTGCCATTCTATCAAATGTTTGAAGACGCACAACTAAATATGTCTGCATCTCTATACTCTGAGTACACAATTAAGTACTGGTCTTATCCAGGCACAGTAGGTGCCCCGGCCGGTATGATACTTGCACCTCTCTACGCCTATCCGAGATACTTCAAGATGTTAACGCTACTATATGCAACGGAGCCTGTTCTCAAAGATCCTGATGAAGGGGATGTTAAATACAAAAGAGGTGCAATAGTATACCCTGTTGAGGATGCCCACTATGCAATGTTCGAGCTTATGATAGCAGGCCACCCAACAGATCCAAGATTAATAAAAGAAATAGGCCCCAGATTTGCTCCAAGACTAAACAGAGCACTTGTAAAGCTAGGATTAAGATTCGATGCTAAATACGGTGTTGCGAGAACAGGTGAAGTGGGAGTCATACCAACGTATATGGAGGTTGTGAAGAAGATAAAGAGCGTTTTAGATCCTGACCAAATTATGCATCCACTTGCATGGGAGGGAGTACCATAG
- a CDS encoding sulfurtransferase, translating to MRRVSPIIPTNQLEVNLGTPNLAIIDIRPPQEYLEGHIPGSINIPFDPFNSDWAVTRDDLILELPPPEQLFQTIGKAGITSESIVVVVNKVDTAYNRADATRVAVELIYAGIDNVAVLDGGINKWVKEERPLTKEVPKVSPTQYKGVLRKDIFVSKQYVLERIGKSTIIDARLPEVYFGVTVEPWGPVPGHIPTAKNLPTPWLWTDEGLFKPVEVLKQMVESVAGVDRDKEIIVYCGVGGYASALWYVMTQILGYTDVKIYDGAWQEWVKEPRGPISVFKWE from the coding sequence GTGAGAAGAGTAAGCCCAATAATTCCAACAAATCAATTAGAAGTAAACTTGGGTACGCCAAATCTTGCAATAATTGATATACGTCCTCCTCAAGAATATCTAGAAGGTCACATTCCCGGATCTATAAACATACCCTTCGATCCATTCAATTCTGATTGGGCTGTAACAAGAGATGATTTGATTCTAGAACTTCCACCTCCGGAACAGCTTTTCCAGACAATAGGCAAAGCTGGGATAACCTCTGAGTCTATAGTTGTTGTGGTTAACAAAGTGGATACAGCATACAATAGAGCTGATGCTACAAGAGTTGCTGTAGAGCTTATCTATGCTGGTATAGATAATGTTGCTGTATTAGATGGGGGTATCAATAAATGGGTTAAAGAGGAAAGACCGCTAACAAAAGAAGTACCAAAAGTCTCTCCCACGCAGTATAAAGGTGTGTTGAGGAAAGACATATTTGTGTCGAAACAGTATGTTCTTGAAAGAATTGGCAAGTCTACGATAATCGATGCCAGGCTTCCTGAAGTATATTTCGGTGTGACTGTAGAGCCTTGGGGGCCTGTACCAGGTCATATACCAACAGCAAAGAATCTTCCAACTCCATGGCTGTGGACCGATGAAGGTCTTTTCAAACCAGTTGAGGTACTGAAACAGATGGTAGAATCTGTCGCAGGCGTGGATAGAGATAAGGAGATAATTGTGTATTGCGGTGTTGGAGGTTATGCATCTGCTTTGTGGTATGTGATGACGCAAATTCTCGGATATACAGATGTTAAGATATATGACGGTGCTTGGCAAGAGTGGGTTAAAGAGCCGAGAGGACCTATATCAGTATTTAAGTGGGAGTAA